The following coding sequences lie in one Isoptericola variabilis 225 genomic window:
- a CDS encoding M15 family metallopeptidase codes for MRVRRGLAAAGIAAALVVSGTVAAQAAHAPTPTSVSSWREHDVRRAGTVWADVVTVTPALGRTVELQERVDGAWVTRSTLRLDTGHAARLTVRLTSHWAERPVTWWRLHLPATPTAAAATTPVKRVEARWAPSDDPASPQVLVNKQRPLDPVDWAPDDLVTPDVPTFDRHFELRPVAARALERLAAAAHAATGQRLVLASGYRPYAYQQELYARYVRQHGPDAADEFSARAGHSEHQTGLAADVTAEGVRFTEVGSTALGRWLADHAWEHGFVVRYPEGGEALTGYRPEPWHLRYVGPELAAYVHHGGFVTLEDAFGVDPAPDYPRR; via the coding sequence ATGCGCGTGCGACGAGGACTGGCCGCTGCGGGGATCGCGGCGGCGCTGGTCGTCTCCGGGACCGTGGCCGCGCAGGCCGCGCACGCCCCCACCCCGACGTCGGTGTCGTCGTGGCGCGAGCACGACGTGCGCCGCGCGGGGACGGTGTGGGCCGACGTCGTCACGGTGACGCCCGCGCTCGGCCGCACGGTCGAGCTGCAGGAGCGGGTCGACGGCGCGTGGGTCACGCGCTCGACGCTGCGGCTCGACACCGGGCACGCGGCCAGGCTGACCGTGCGGCTCACGTCGCACTGGGCCGAGCGACCCGTGACGTGGTGGCGCCTGCACCTGCCCGCGACCCCCACCGCGGCCGCGGCGACCACCCCGGTCAAGCGCGTCGAGGCACGGTGGGCCCCGAGCGACGACCCGGCGAGCCCGCAGGTGCTCGTCAACAAGCAGCGCCCGCTCGACCCGGTCGACTGGGCGCCCGACGATCTCGTCACGCCCGACGTCCCGACCTTCGACCGGCACTTCGAGCTGCGGCCCGTCGCGGCGCGGGCGCTCGAGCGGCTCGCCGCCGCCGCGCACGCCGCGACGGGGCAGCGCCTCGTCCTCGCCTCCGGCTACCGGCCCTACGCCTACCAGCAGGAGCTCTACGCGCGGTACGTGCGGCAGCACGGCCCGGACGCGGCGGACGAGTTCTCCGCCCGTGCCGGCCACTCGGAGCACCAGACCGGGCTCGCCGCCGACGTGACCGCCGAGGGCGTGCGGTTCACCGAGGTCGGCTCGACCGCGCTCGGCCGGTGGCTCGCCGACCACGCCTGGGAGCACGGCTTCGTCGTCCGCTACCCCGAGGGCGGCGAGGCGCTCACGGGGTACCGCCCCGAGCCCTGGCACCTGCGCTACGTGGGCCCCGAACTCGCCGCCTACGTGCACCACGGCGGGTTCGTGACGCTCGAGGACGCGTTCGGCGTCGACCCCGCGCCCGACTACCCGCGACGGTAG
- a CDS encoding MalY/PatB family protein, producing MTDSPLDQLTLDELRRRTSVKWRAYPPDVLPMFVAEMDVPQAPFVIDAVTRALVDGDTGYDVGTTYAEALAPFAERRWGWVPDVGTSRTLPDVMVAIVEVLRVLTAPGDAVVVTPPVYPPFYAYARTEGRQVVEAPLRDGRLDLDVLEAAFAEATGAAAHGSGPGSGRRAVLLLCNPHNPTGTAHTRAELEAVLALADRYGVRVVADEVHAPFTFERVPDGGTSAPFVPLLSVPGSERAIAVHSASKAFNLAGLRAAVAVAGPGAADDLRRIPEVAGHAVNHVAVLAHAAAYREGDAWLDALLAGVARNRAVATRLLAEQAPAVRVQPAEATYLAWLDLRDAVPDGEDPHRLLLRRGKVALADGRTFGTGGAGWMRLNLATTPEILADGVGRVAAALAEAAYRRG from the coding sequence GTGACCGACTCCCCGCTGGACCAGCTCACGCTCGACGAGCTCCGCCGTCGGACCTCCGTGAAGTGGCGCGCGTACCCGCCCGACGTGCTGCCGATGTTCGTCGCCGAGATGGACGTGCCGCAGGCGCCGTTCGTCATCGACGCGGTGACGCGCGCGCTCGTCGACGGCGACACGGGGTACGACGTCGGCACCACGTACGCCGAGGCGCTCGCACCGTTCGCGGAGCGCCGGTGGGGCTGGGTGCCCGACGTCGGCACGAGCCGCACGCTGCCCGACGTCATGGTCGCCATCGTCGAGGTCCTGCGCGTGCTCACCGCGCCGGGCGACGCCGTCGTCGTGACCCCGCCCGTCTACCCGCCGTTCTACGCGTACGCGCGGACCGAGGGGCGGCAGGTCGTCGAGGCGCCGCTGCGCGACGGTCGTCTCGACCTCGATGTGCTCGAGGCGGCCTTCGCGGAGGCGACGGGTGCGGCGGCGCACGGCTCCGGCCCCGGCTCGGGCCGCCGGGCCGTGCTCCTGCTGTGCAACCCCCACAACCCCACGGGCACCGCCCACACGCGCGCCGAGCTCGAGGCCGTGCTCGCGCTCGCCGACCGGTACGGCGTGCGTGTCGTCGCGGACGAGGTGCACGCCCCCTTCACGTTCGAGCGGGTGCCCGACGGCGGCACCTCGGCCCCGTTCGTGCCGCTGCTGTCCGTGCCGGGCAGCGAGCGGGCGATCGCCGTGCACTCGGCGTCGAAGGCGTTCAACCTCGCGGGGCTGCGCGCGGCGGTGGCCGTCGCCGGGCCCGGTGCGGCGGACGACCTGCGGCGCATCCCCGAGGTCGCGGGCCACGCGGTCAACCACGTGGCCGTGCTCGCCCACGCCGCCGCCTACCGCGAGGGCGACGCGTGGCTCGACGCCCTGCTGGCCGGCGTCGCGCGCAACCGCGCCGTCGCGACGCGGCTCCTCGCCGAGCAGGCGCCCGCCGTGCGCGTGCAGCCCGCCGAGGCGACGTACCTCGCGTGGCTCGACCTGCGCGACGCCGTGCCCGACGGCGAGGACCCGCACCGCCTCCTGCTGCGGCGGGGCAAGGTGGCGCTCGCGGACGGCCGCACGTTCGGTACCGGGGGAGCGGGGTGGATGCGGCTCAACCTCGCCACGACGCCGGAGATCCTCGCCGACGGCGTCGGGCGCGTCGCGGCCGCGCTCGCCGAGGCCGCCTACCGTCGCGGGTAG